The following coding sequences lie in one Serratia symbiotica genomic window:
- the sodA gene encoding Superoxide dismutase [Mn], translated as MSYLLPSLPYTYDAFEPFFDKKTMKIHHTKHHQTYIDNANSILEMYPELKKYTAEELMKHLDQIPSNKRLFMKNNIGGHINHSFFWKNLKMGTHLSGKLKEAIEHDFNNIKTFKEIFEKVAITHFGSGWVWLVLQNHKLVIVSTINQDNPLMGKVVSGTLGFPIIALDLWEHAYYLKYQNKKSDYIKAFWNIVNWEEASLNFLKQNN; from the coding sequence ATGTCGTATTTACTACCATCTTTACCATATACTTATGATGCATTTGAACCATTTTTTGATAAAAAAACTATGAAAATTCATCATACTAAACATCATCAAACTTATATTGATAATGCTAATTCTATTTTAGAAATGTACCCAGAATTAAAGAAATATACTGCTGAAGAATTAATGAAACATTTAGATCAAATACCAAGTAATAAACGTTTATTTATGAAAAATAATATTGGAGGTCATATTAATCATAGTTTTTTTTGGAAAAATTTAAAAATGGGAACTCATTTATCAGGTAAATTAAAAGAAGCTATTGAACATGATTTTAATAATATTAAAACGTTTAAAGAAATATTTGAAAAAGTAGCAATAACTCATTTTGGATCAGGTTGGGTGTGGTTAGTATTACAAAATCATAAATTAGTTATAGTATCTACTATTAATCAAGATAATCCACTAATGGGTAAAGTAGTATCTGGTACATTAGGTTTTCCTATTATTGCTTTAGATTTATGGGAACATGCTTATTATCTAAAATATCAAAATAAAAAATCTGATTATATTAAAGCCTTTTGGAATATAGTTAATTGGGAAGAAGCTTCTTTAAATTTTTTAAAACAAAATAATTAA
- the trkH gene encoding Trk system potassium uptake protein TrkH, producing the protein MYFRVTIRIIGLLVILFSGTMFIPILISLIYQDGASQAFSKTFFVTIIFGFILWFPYRQKKYELKPREGFFIVVFLWIILGSIGSLPFLFLNKPNLSLTDSFFESFSGLTTTGATILIELDSLPKAILFYRQMLQWIGGMGIIVLTVAILPILGVGGMQLYRAEIPGPLKDNKIYPRIAETAKTLWLIYILLTIICSISLWIVGMPIFDAISHSFSIISIGGFSTHDANIGYYSSPIINVITAIFLIISSCNYNLHFGLLTKYNFKNYWLDFEFRIFIFIQLTLIIICTLMLWEYNVYKTNIETLNKAFFHAISISTTAGFTIDNFSKWPSFLPILLLCSSFIGGCAGSTSGGVKVIRILLLYLQGSRELKRLIHPKAIYTIKLSNFTLSNRILDAIWGFFSAYALIFIFGIFVIISTGIDNLSAFSAMITSLNNLGPGLGIISNNFIYMPSITKWILIIIMLFGRLEIFTLLVLFTPTFWRK; encoded by the coding sequence ATGTATTTTCGTGTTACAATTCGTATTATTGGTTTACTAGTTATACTCTTTTCTGGAACGATGTTTATTCCTATATTAATATCATTAATATATCAAGATGGAGCAAGTCAAGCATTTAGTAAAACTTTTTTTGTAACAATAATTTTTGGTTTTATATTATGGTTTCCTTATCGACAAAAAAAATATGAATTAAAACCACGTGAAGGTTTTTTTATAGTAGTATTTCTTTGGATTATATTAGGTAGTATAGGTTCATTACCTTTTTTATTTTTAAATAAACCAAATTTATCATTAACAGATTCTTTCTTTGAATCTTTTTCTGGTTTAACAACTACCGGTGCTACTATATTAATAGAGTTAGATTCATTACCAAAAGCTATTCTATTTTATCGACAAATGCTACAGTGGATAGGTGGAATGGGAATTATTGTTTTAACAGTAGCTATATTACCGATACTTGGTGTTGGTGGTATGCAATTATATCGAGCAGAAATTCCTGGCCCATTAAAAGATAATAAAATTTATCCACGTATTGCAGAAACTGCTAAAACTTTATGGCTTATTTATATATTATTAACTATTATTTGTTCTATATCATTATGGATAGTAGGAATGCCAATTTTTGATGCTATTAGTCATAGTTTTTCTATTATTTCTATTGGAGGTTTTTCTACTCATGATGCTAATATTGGTTATTATTCAAGTCCTATTATTAATGTAATTACTGCTATTTTTTTAATTATTTCTAGTTGTAATTATAATTTACATTTCGGATTATTAACTAAATATAATTTTAAAAATTATTGGTTAGATTTTGAATTTCGTATATTTATATTCATACAATTAACATTAATAATAATATGTACATTAATGTTATGGGAATATAATGTATATAAAACAAATATAGAAACTTTAAATAAAGCATTCTTTCATGCAATATCAATATCTACTACTGCAGGATTTACTATTGATAATTTTTCTAAATGGCCATCATTTTTACCTATATTATTATTATGTTCTTCTTTTATTGGGGGTTGTGCAGGTTCTACTAGTGGAGGTGTAAAAGTAATTCGAATACTATTATTATATTTACAAGGTTCTCGTGAATTAAAAAGATTAATACACCCAAAAGCTATTTATACTATTAAATTAAGTAATTTTACATTATCAAATCGTATTCTTGATGCAATATGGGGATTTTTTTCAGCTTATGCTTTAATATTTATTTTTGGAATATTTGTAATTATTTCTACTGGAATTGATAATCTTTCTGCTTTTTCTGCAATGATAACATCATTAAATAATTTAGGACCTGGATTAGGTATAATATCTAATAATTTTATTTATATGCCATCAATAACAAAATGGATATTAATAATAATAATGCTTTTTGGACGTTTAGAAATATTTACATTATTAGTATTATTTACACCTACATTTTGGCGTAAATAA
- the holB gene encoding DNA polymerase III subunit delta' — protein sequence MNKYPWLSVIYHNLIKYYSTGKGHHALLLHSFEDNGEFILISKFHCWLLCQQRKNEYSCNKCHSCSLLLSGNHPDYYYLIPEKNQKTLSIIKIRQIIEKLYFCSQQNGNKVIWIPESELLTEEAANALLKILEEPPEKTYFFLSCRYPLRLLATLRSRCLYWRLNSPDEKLSIEWLSNHVSGNLINYYIALGLYNGSPIAAKNFLQSNRWKQRIILCSILSKAILKKDMLLLLPVLNDVNVIEYIYWLSTLLIDTIKFKQNLLKYILNKDQKLLLLQLSNCICNISLLKIIKKWLICRYQLLNFTGINRELLLTKQLLDWEYMFNI from the coding sequence ATGAATAAATATCCTTGGTTAAGTGTTATTTATCATAATTTAATTAAATATTATTCTACCGGTAAAGGACATCATGCATTGTTATTACATTCTTTTGAAGATAATGGAGAATTTATATTAATTTCTAAATTTCATTGTTGGTTACTTTGTCAACAACGTAAAAATGAATATAGTTGCAATAAATGTCATAGTTGTTCTTTATTATTATCAGGTAATCACCCAGATTATTATTATTTAATACCAGAAAAAAATCAAAAAACTTTAAGTATTATAAAAATTCGTCAAATTATAGAAAAACTTTATTTTTGTTCACAACAAAATGGAAATAAAGTTATTTGGATTCCAGAATCGGAATTACTAACAGAAGAAGCAGCTAATGCTCTTCTTAAAATTTTAGAAGAACCACCAGAAAAAACATATTTTTTTTTAAGTTGTCGTTATCCATTACGATTGTTAGCAACATTACGTAGTAGATGTTTATATTGGAGATTAAATAGTCCTGATGAAAAATTAAGTATAGAATGGTTAAGTAATCACGTATCAGGTAATTTAATTAATTATTATATAGCATTAGGTTTATATAATGGTTCACCAATTGCTGCTAAGAATTTTTTACAATCAAATCGTTGGAAACAACGTATTATTTTATGTTCTATATTAAGTAAAGCTATATTAAAAAAGGATATGTTATTATTATTACCAGTATTAAATGATGTAAATGTAATAGAATATATATATTGGTTATCTACGTTATTAATAGATACTATAAAATTTAAACAAAATTTGTTAAAATATATTTTAAATAAAGATCAAAAGTTATTATTATTACAATTATCTAATTGTATATGTAATATATCTTTATTAAAAATAATAAAAAAATGGTTAATTTGTCGTTATCAATTATTAAATTTTACAGGAATAAATCGTGAATTATTATTAACTAAACAATTATTAGATTGGGAATATATGTTTAATATTTAA
- the rplW gene encoding 50S ribosomal protein L23 has protein sequence MICEERVLKILYSPHVSEKASNIMKKNNTLVLKVTKNATKLEIKFAVQKLFEVKVKNVNTLIVKGKQKRHGKSIGYRNDWKKSYVTLKKGQHLDLISNTE, from the coding sequence ATGATTTGTGAAGAACGTGTATTAAAAATTTTATATTCACCACATGTATCTGAAAAAGCATCCAATATAATGAAAAAAAATAATACTCTTGTTTTGAAAGTTACAAAAAATGCTACTAAATTAGAAATAAAATTTGCAGTACAAAAGTTATTTGAAGTAAAAGTAAAAAATGTTAATACGTTAATAGTAAAAGGAAAACAAAAGCGTCATGGTAAAAGTATTGGTTATCGCAACGATTGGAAAAAGTCTTATGTGACTTTAAAAAAAGGTCAGCATTTGGATTTGATTAGTAATACTGAGTAA
- the yciS gene encoding Inner membrane protein YciS, partial (Shortened 3'-end; Intact DUF1049 family HMM), with the protein MKYLIFFFSTLVICILVIILTINNNQIINFNYLISQGNYNISILLGILFGSGFIFGWIIFSLYYIRNYIELRKAKHKIKKLKLQIKLLSKSTI; encoded by the coding sequence GTGAAATATTTAATATTTTTTTTCTCTACATTAGTAATTTGTATACTTGTTATTATTTTAACTATTAATAATAATCAAATAATAAATTTTAATTATCTAATTTCTCAAGGAAATTATAATATTTCAATTTTATTAGGAATATTATTTGGATCTGGTTTTATTTTTGGATGGATAATTTTTAGTTTATATTATATACGTAATTATATCGAATTAAGAAAAGCAAAACACAAAATTAAAAAATTAAAATTACAAATTAAATTATTGTCAAAATCAACAATTTAA
- the rplC gene encoding 50S ribosomal protein L3 has product MIGLIGKKIGMTRIFTKNGCSIPITVIEITVNRVTQVKDLNTDGYNAIQVTTGNKKTNHIKKPIAGHFAKNSVIAGRGLWEFRFKENKKFLVGQEINIEIFINIKKVDITGTSKGKGFAGTVKRWNFRTQDATHGNSLSHRVPGSIGQNQTPGKVFKGKKMAGHLGDERITIQSLNVIRIDTERNLLLVKGAVPGAVGGDLIIKPAVKM; this is encoded by the coding sequence ATGATTGGTTTAATTGGAAAAAAAATAGGCATGACACGTATTTTTACTAAAAATGGTTGTTCAATACCAATAACTGTAATTGAAATTACAGTTAATCGTGTTACGCAAGTGAAAGATTTAAATACTGACGGTTATAATGCTATTCAAGTAACTACTGGTAATAAAAAAACTAATCATATTAAAAAACCAATAGCTGGGCATTTTGCTAAAAATAGTGTTATAGCTGGGCGAGGTTTATGGGAGTTTCGTTTTAAAGAAAATAAAAAATTTTTAGTAGGTCAAGAAATAAATATAGAAATTTTTATTAATATTAAAAAAGTTGATATTACAGGTACTTCTAAAGGTAAGGGTTTTGCTGGAACTGTAAAACGTTGGAATTTTCGTACTCAAGATGCTACTCATGGTAATTCACTATCTCATCGTGTTCCGGGATCTATTGGTCAGAATCAAACACCAGGAAAGGTATTTAAAGGTAAAAAAATGGCTGGTCATTTAGGCGATGAACGTATAACAATTCAAAGTTTAAATGTAATACGTATTGATACTGAACGTAATCTTTTATTAGTTAAAGGTGCAGTACCGGGAGCAGTTGGTGGAGATTTAATTATTAAACCAGCTGTAAAGATGTAA
- the rplB gene encoding 50S ribosomal protein L2: MTIVKCKPTSPGRRHVVKVINYDLHKGKPYYQLLEKKKKSGGRNNNGRITTRHIGGGHKQHYRLIDFKRKKDDIPGIVERFEYDPNRSANIALVLYKDGERRYILSIKGLKIGNQIQCGINAEIKVGNTLPIRNIPIGSIVHNVEIKPGKGGQLARAAGAYIQIISRDNYYATLRLRSGEIRKVLIDCRATLGEVDNSEHMLRILGKAGASRWRGIRPTVRGTAMNPVDHPHGGGEGRNFGKHPVTPWGKQTKGKKTRMNKRTDKYIIRRRHEK, translated from the coding sequence ATGACAATTGTTAAATGTAAACCTACATCTCCAGGTCGTCGTCATGTTGTAAAAGTTATTAATTATGACTTACATAAAGGTAAACCTTATTATCAATTACTTGAAAAAAAGAAAAAAAGTGGGGGTCGTAATAATAATGGACGAATTACTACTCGTCATATTGGTGGTGGTCATAAACAACATTATCGTTTAATTGATTTTAAACGTAAAAAAGATGATATTCCTGGTATTGTTGAACGTTTTGAATACGATCCAAATCGTTCAGCTAACATTGCTTTAGTATTATATAAAGATGGTGAACGTCGTTATATTTTATCGATAAAAGGTTTAAAAATTGGTAATCAAATTCAATGTGGTATTAATGCTGAAATTAAAGTAGGTAATACTTTACCAATACGTAATATTCCTATAGGTTCAATAGTTCATAATGTAGAAATTAAACCAGGTAAAGGAGGTCAATTAGCACGTGCTGCTGGAGCATATATACAAATTATTTCTCGTGATAATTATTATGCTACTTTACGTTTACGATCTGGTGAAATACGTAAAGTTTTAATTGATTGTCGTGCTACTTTAGGTGAAGTAGATAATTCTGAACATATGCTTCGTATTTTAGGTAAAGCAGGTGCTTCACGTTGGCGTGGTATACGTCCTACTGTTCGTGGTACAGCAATGAATCCAGTTGATCATCCACATGGAGGAGGTGAAGGTCGTAATTTTGGTAAGCACCCAGTAACACCATGGGGTAAACAAACTAAAGGTAAAAAAACTCGTATGAATAAGCGTACTGATAAATATATTATACGTCGTCGTCATGAAAAATAA
- the rpsJ gene encoding 30S ribosomal protein S10: MQNQRIRIRLKAFDHRLIDRSTSEIVETAKRTGAQVRGPIPLPTRKERFTVLISPHVNKDARDQYEIRTHKRLVDIVEPTEKTVDALMRLDLSAGVDVQISLG; the protein is encoded by the coding sequence ATGCAGAATCAAAGAATCCGTATTCGATTAAAAGCTTTTGATCATCGTCTTATTGATAGATCAACTTCGGAAATCGTCGAGACTGCTAAGCGTACAGGAGCGCAAGTTCGTGGTCCCATCCCGCTTCCAACTCGTAAAGAACGTTTTACTGTTTTAATATCTCCGCATGTTAATAAAGATGCGCGTGATCAATATGAAATTCGCACTCATAAACGATTAGTTGATATTGTAGAACCAACTGAGAAAACTGTGGATGCATTAATGCGTCTTGATTTATCTGCTGGTGTAGATGTACAAATCAGCCTAGGTTAA
- the rplD gene encoding 50S ribosomal protein L4, with product MELVLKDTHCTLSVLETIFNCDFNEALVHQVVVAYKATARQGTRSQKTRSEVSGSGKKPWRQKGTGRARSGSLQSPIWRSGGITFASKPQNYHQKVNKKMYRGALKSIFSELVRQNRLIVVEKFSIEIPKTKILVKKLKEMALKNVLIITSKINQNLFLASRNLYKIKVLDVININPVSLITFEKVIITVSAIKQVEEMLS from the coding sequence ATGGAATTAGTATTAAAAGATACACATTGCACATTAAGTGTTTTAGAAACTATTTTTAATTGTGATTTTAATGAAGCATTAGTACATCAAGTTGTTGTGGCTTATAAAGCTACTGCGCGACAAGGTACTCGTTCTCAAAAAACTCGTTCTGAAGTATCTGGTTCTGGTAAAAAACCATGGCGACAAAAGGGAACTGGTCGTGCTCGTTCAGGTTCTTTACAAAGTCCCATTTGGCGTTCTGGTGGTATAACTTTTGCTTCTAAACCGCAAAATTATCATCAAAAAGTAAATAAAAAAATGTATCGTGGAGCATTAAAAAGTATTTTTTCTGAATTAGTGCGTCAAAATCGTTTAATTGTTGTTGAAAAATTTTCTATAGAAATACCTAAAACTAAAATTTTAGTAAAAAAATTAAAAGAAATGGCATTAAAAAACGTTTTAATTATTACTTCTAAAATAAATCAAAATCTTTTTTTGGCTTCTAGAAATTTATATAAAATTAAAGTACTTGATGTAATTAATATTAATCCAGTTAGTTTAATTACTTTTGAAAAAGTAATTATAACTGTTAGTGCTATAAAGCAAGTTGAGGAGATGCTATCATGA